In Aspergillus fumigatus Af293 chromosome 2, whole genome shotgun sequence, a genomic segment contains:
- a CDS encoding transcription factor domain-containing protein encodes MPRPCRSRAAAEYQFQRAYKACIACRQRKVKCELDTEHPRPPCTRCGKLGIQCLFTTKQPWSRNSNDSSLNTAPIQRVTRSQMNNSSDAACRGFLLSLKDLPKEHVSSKRPAEGIFNTVLREKVTSGKEALNILFEAAVQQDQAPIVSGTETDKTPQQPSLASTSLKIDCISETDVLKIWSGCRFVKMGWFTAREALLYVDLFFHNMAPLSPILTDFFASHHTHYWLITQEPVLCCTILMISSRYHTLPGPSGATRGFFIHNRLWQHCQHLILRIMLGQEKFSKAKTRHLGTVEALLLLSEWYPRALHFPPENDGWDSDLMLTAPSERDPPPVTEESPMQDRWREDVVEPTRRSDRMAWMLVSSALALAHELGVFSTSNRSDLGDSRIVEPDVKAYVYHLDVRRQRLPSLLYVIINNLSSRIGCTSLMPEKCQLTGLHNLSGVSSEWARLMKSWVELTDFTRTLRETFFADASPRDRRQIDNDLLGEWIGRLGLWRRQHQAVDNLYYDTVIEIEYQYLRVLSNSLGVQGIVERVLSQTESHGTINTTFISHARQIPLSRSEHGFIEEVIDGACAILTHIISLPGPKPLSFYPVRVFLRVISSSIFILKALALGARPTKLQESLDLLDQAIAVLDSDLLDDIYLVSRYAALLKIHVSRLRQTFANCSQVSSKGESYNQEPGTPVPTAAERFDWDPSMMDLGEANGSDDWLSLLLDPLMAPFGSWDNGLTDLGTASGDLNLDFVWNLPP; translated from the exons ATGCCTCGTCCGTGTCGGAGTAGAGCAGCCGCCGAGTACCAATTCCAACGCGCGTATAAAGCCTGCATTGCATGCCGCCAAAGGAAAGTGAAATGTGAATTGGATACAGAACACCCTCGTCCCCCATGCACACGATGTGGCAAGCTGGGGATCCAGTGTCTGTTCACGACGAAGCAGCCATGGTCAAGGAACTCAAATG ATTCGTCGCTGAATACCGCTCCAATTCAGAGAGTCACCCGAAGCCAGATGAATAACAGCTCAGACGCTGCGTGCAGGGGCTTTCTGCTCTCACTCAAGGACCTGCCCAAGGAGCATGTATCCAGCAAACGTCCTGCGGAAGGAATATTCAATACGGTCCTACGTGAAAAAGTAACTAGCGGTAAAGAAGCATTGAATATCCTGTTCGAGGCGGCAGTTCAGCAGGACCAAGCGCCCATTGTCTCCGGCACAGAGACGGATAAAACGCCCCAGCAGCCATCATTGGCGAGTACTAGTTTGAAGATTGACTGCATCTCGGAGACTGATGTACTGAAAATATGGAGTGGTTGTCGCTTTGTCAAGATGGGATGGTTTACTGCGCGCGAAGCACTCTTGTATGTTGATCT TTTTTTCCACAATATGGCGCCTTTGTCGCCTATCCTGACAgacttcttcgcctctcATCATACACATTATTGGCTCATCACGCAAGAACCAGTCCTGTGCTGCACAATCCTGATGATCTCCTCGAGGTACCATACCCTACCAGGGCCGTCCGGTGCCACGCGCGGATTCTTTATCCACAACAGGTTATGGCAGCACTGCCAGCACCTCATTCTACGGATCATGCTTGGACAGGAGAAGTTTTCCAAAGCAAAGACAAGGCATTTGGGAACGGTCGAGGCTCTTCTACTTCTATCAGAGTGGTACCCGCGGGCGTTGCATTTTCCACCCGAGAATGACGGATGGGATTCAGATTTGATGTTGACGGCACCCAGCGAGAGAGACCCGCCCCCCGTGACAGAAGAGAGCCCCATGCAAGACCGTTGGAGAGAAGACGTTGTCGAGCCGACGAGACGATCGGATCGCATGGCCTGGATGTTGGTAAGCTCTGCATTGGCTCTTGCACATGAGCTTGGTGTGTTTTCTACCAGCAATCGATCGGATTTGGGAGACAGTCGAATTGTAGAGCCGGATGTTAAGGCGTATGTCTACCATCTGGATGTCAGAAGGCAGCGGCTACCGTCTTTACTTTACGTTATTATCAATAATCTCTCTTCAAGAATTGGCTGTACATCACTGATGCCGGAGAAATGTCAATTGACCGGTCTCCATAATTTGTCAGGGGTTAGCTCGGAATGGGCAAGACTGATGAAATCCTGGGTGGAATTGACAGACTTCACTCGGACCCTCAGAGAAACATTCTTCGCTGATGCCAGTCCCCGAGACCGTCGTCAGATTGACAATGACTTGTTAGGAGAATGGATAGGGCGGCTTGGGCTATGGCGACGTCAACATCAAGCTGTGGATA ACCTTTATTACGATACTGTCATCGAGATCGAATACCAGTACCTGAGAGTACTCTCCAACTCTTTGGGCGTCCAAGGCATCGTCGAGCGAGTATTATCACAGACAGAATCCCACGGAACGATAAACACGACATTCATTTCTCATGCGCGTCAGATTCCCCTAAGCAGGAGCGAGCATGGGTTCATCGAAGAAGTAATTGATGGAGCCTGTGCAATTCTTACACACATTATCTCACTACCAGGACCGAAGCCATTGTCATTTTACCCTGTTAGAGTATTTCTGCGTGTCATCAGTTCCTCCATCTTTATTCTCAAGGCTCTTGCTTTGGGTGCAAGACCAACAAAACTACAGGAATCTCTGGATCTACTAGACCAGGCTATAGCTGTTTTGGACTCCGATCTTCTGGACGATATATACCTTGTTTCGCGGTATGCAGCCTTGCTAAAGATTCATGTCTCACGGCTCCGGCAGACCTTTGCCAATTGCAGCCAGGTTTCCAGCAAAGGCGAATCGTATAACCAAGAGCCTGGTACACCAGTGCCCACAGCTGCTGAAAGATTCGACTGGGATCCCAGTATGATGGATTTAGGTGAGGCCAACGGCTCGGATGACTGGTTGTCACTCCTGCTAGACCCTTTGATGGCGCCGTTTGGGTCTTGGGACAATGGACTCACAGATCTGGGAACGGCCTCAGGCGACCTGAATTTGGATTTCGTCTGGAACTTGCCCCCATGA
- a CDS encoding O-methyltransferase: MAALATNTSISQGFYKPEENVFCNDGREDQLLHFITTHPQLSAIRNSPEAVLAAVDEFARTKDFLMNVGPYKGGIITDIIATEQPSSILEIGGYIGYSAIMFGSAMRNTGVLAPRYVSLEMNPKFASVSRTLVEVAGLSDVVEIQEGPCRKSLHRLAAGTSNKGPSSKKWDILFLDHSKISYLNDLKLAEELGIVAPGSIVIADDMKRPGNPMYSDYVMADTATKTEAYMPFVGCLSDGGISLGNPYLMYQTVLLEGLEPTGHMDAVEISRCVGLVDKN, encoded by the exons ATGGCTGCCCTGGCTACAAACACATCCATATCACAAGGGTTCTACAAGCCTGAGGAAAATGTCTTC TGCAATGACGGCCGGGAAGACCAGCTTCTCCACTTCATAACCACTCATCCCCAACTATCTGCCATCCGCAACTCGCCAGAGGCGGTACTCGCCGCCGTCGACGAGTTCGCGCGCACCAAGGACTTCCTAATGAATGTGGGCCCATATAAAGGCGGCATCATCACCGACATTATTGCCACCGAGCAGCCCAGCTCCATTCTCGAAATCGGCGGCTACATCGGTTACTCGGCCATCATGTTCGGCAGCGCCATGCGTAACACAGGTGTTCTGGCCCCTCGCTACGTCAGTCTTGAAATGAACCCGAAGTTCGCATCTGTCTCACGCACCTTGGTTGAGGTTGCCGGTCTCAGTGACGTTGTTGAGATTCAGGAGGGTCCTTGTCGGAAGTCTCTGCACCGTCTTGCGGCGGGCACCTCAAACAAGGGACCCAGCTCAAAGAAGTGGGATATTCTGTTCTTAGATCATTCAAAGATCTCGTATTTGAATGATCTGAAACTAGCGGAGGAGTTAGGAATAGTCGCGCCTGGGTCAATTGTGATTGCGGACGATATGAAGAGGCCAGGCAATCCGATGTATTCAGATTATGTGATGGCTGATACAGCGACTAAGACGGAGGCCTATATGCCGTTTGTGGGATGTCTGTCTGACGGGGGGATCTCGTTGGGAAATCCGTACTTGATGTATCAGACTGTGCTGCTTGAAGGGTTAGAGCCGACAGGACACATG GATGCCGTCGAGATATCGCGGTGTGTGGGCTTGGTAGACAAGAATTGA
- a CDS encoding putative FAD monooxygenase, with amino-acid sequence MGDSFRTDVLIVGAGPSGLMAAAWMSRMGVKTIMIDQKSHQTRCGRADGLESRTLEILDSFGLADKVWAQANHTVEIALWGSTADGKLERQSVSANSKPGWSRFHESTLSQGEIEEYLMEFVRTGKHVEVKRETIPTSFEIDYAMINDHDAFPIRVNLEDVPCNPKTPFDGVATPNSELSEAPSDDSGYAGMGTTVEAKYILGCDGAHSWVRKQLGLRLEGESYNDCWGVLDIIPLTDFPDIRKRFIIKSKHGTLMMIPRERKLVRVYVELPPEVANRYRADRNADILTEQVATIMQPYTLKTNRIDWSTIYTVSSPFLCSFDAVPGTPKLITNQVGQRICRKIGLHNRIFLAGDAIHTHSPKAGQGMNVSMQDTFNLGWKIASVIKGVLHPWVLETYQEERLPVAERLIALDQRICRGMCSQRSGHPEVQQGHFDEDHKRALEDENSSMSGLAVIYQPNSLVTSTAWDAPLLKDVASCISRPSVAQNLQVGARIPSVLILNQSDSQACHLQQILPSTGQWNLLVFGGDIADADQKSRVQDLADALNSSGSVFEKLNDPVSVARRGFPALGVYLIHCADRLSIELNDLPMVFRPWTKDGVDYGRVWADGEAYHHAGGGKLYSSFGIGDKGCMALLRPDQHLAFLSDINDVESLEQFLRSIMPEATQKPMPI; translated from the exons ATGGGCGATTCATTCCGGACTGACGTCCTGATCGTCGGGGCTGGCCCGTCCGG GTTGATGGCGGCCGCCTGGATGTCCCGGATGGGAGTGAAGACCATAATGATTGATCAGAAATCGCATCAGACGCGATGCGGTCGAGCGGACGGACTGGAGAGTCGAACGCTAGAAATTCTGGATAGTTTCGGCCTGGCGGACAAAGTCTGGGCTCAAGCAAACCACACCGTGGAGATTGCATTATGG GGCTCCACAGCCGATGGTAAGCTGGAAAGGCAGAGTGTCTCCGCGAATTCTAAGCCTGGATGGTCCCGGTTCCATGAGTCCACACTCAGCCAAGGTGAAATAGAAGAGTATCTCATGGAATTTGTGCGGACTGGAAAGCACGTTGAAGTGAAGCGGGAAACAATCCCCACATCGTTCGAGATCGATTACGCGATGATCAACGACCATGATGCGTTTCCGATCCGCGTCAACCTGGAAGATGTGCCATGCAACCCAAAGACTCCGTTTGATGGCGTGGCTACTCCGAACAGTGAGCTCAGCGAGGCTCCATCGGATGATTCCGGATACGCAGGAATGGGGACAACGGTTGAGGCCAAGTATATTCTCGGCTGCGATGGAGCTCATAGCTGGGTCAGAAAGCAGCTCGGGTTGAGACTTGAGGGCGAAAGCTACAACGATTGTTGGGGTGTTCTGGATATTATCCCTTTGACAGATTTTC CCGACATTCGAAAACGTTTCATTATCAAGTCAAAGCATGGAACTCTCATGATGATCCCGCGGGAGAGAAAACTGGTGCGCGTCTACGTTGAGCTTCCACCCGAAGTAGCCAACAGGTATCGCGCAGATCGCAATGCGGACATCCTCACAGAGCAGGTCGCGACTATCATGCAGCCGTATACTCTGAAAACAAATCGCATTGACTGGTCAACCATATATACCGTCAGCTCACCCTTCCTTTGCTCCTTTGACGCTGTACCTGGAACACCCAAGTTAATAACAAACCAGGTCGGCCAACGCATCTGCCGAAAGATCGGTCTACATAACCGCATATTCCTTGCTGGAGACGCTATCCACACGCATTCCCCGAAGGCAGGGCAAGGGATGAACGTCAGCATGCAAGACACGTTTAATCTCGGCTGGAAAATCGCGTCCGTCATCAAGGGTGTATTGCACCCATGGGTCCTTGAGACATACCAAGAAGAACGGTTGCCCGTTGCTGAAAGACTGATCGCATTAGACCAGCGAATCTGCCGAGGAATGTGCAGCCAGCGGAGCGGGCATCCAGAGGTGCAACAAGGCCACTTCGACGAGGACCACAAGCGAGCGCTCGAGGATGAGAATTCCTCAATGTCGGGACTCGCTGTAATCTACCAACCTAATTCTCTGGTCACATCAACAGCTTGGGATGCGCCCTTGCTAAAAGACGTGGCGTCCTGCATCAGCAGACCATCTGTGGCCCAGAACCTCCAAGTCGGCGCGCGCATTCCTAGCGTGCTGATCCTTAACCAAAGCGACTCGCAAGCATGCCATTTGCAGCAGATCCTCCCCAGTACGGGACAATGGAATCTGCTTGTTTTTGGAGGGGACATTGCGGATGCGGATCAGAAGAGCCGCGTCCAAGACCTCGCAGATGCTCTCAATTCCTCGGGTTCAGTTTTTGAAAAGTTAAATGACCCAGTCTCGGTGGCGCGGCGCGGGTTTCCGGCTCTCGGCGTGTATCTCATTCACTGTGCAGATAGACTTAGCATCGAGCTAAACGACCTGCCAATGGTCTTCCGTCCTTGGACAAAAGACGGTGTAGACTATGGCAGGGTTTGGGCTGATGGAGAAGCTTACCATCATGCCGGCGGAGGGAAGCTGTACTCGTCTTTTGGTATTGGGGACAAGGGGTGTATGGCCTTACTGCGACCTGATCAGCATCTGGCTTTTCTTTCGGATATTAATGATGTGGAGAGTCTGGAACAGTTTCTGCGGTCGATCATGCCTGAAGCGACGCAGAAGCCTATGCCCATATAA
- a CDS encoding isocitrate lyase/PEP mutase family protein: protein MTVPYPFKFSTPDRPTSSSNGETTSISVTLENVRGRIPSAQASRLRTMMLEAHNDPNKIIAHACSYDGLSSRLVEEAGFPIIFLAGYAVASGFGLPDTGYIAMEDMCRKIQEVVRVTSIPVMADGDTGYGSPMNVKRTVECFAAAGAAGIMIEDQTWPKRCGHTKGKSVVSRGEAYARVQAACDARNEGQDIFILARTDALIHGWDEAITRAKEFKRIGVDAVFVEALPDREAMKRCSEEIGIPVFANIIEGGKTENLSALELAQLGFCAVAYPWTLVAAKLKSIRETLDDLKKSMTIGAPPMILGYSEVCEGVGFNRYWARETRYEYDENGLVNNFEDGARQS, encoded by the exons ATGACCGTCCCATACCCGTTCAAGTTCAGCACTCCCGACCGACCAACCTCATCCTCTAATGGAGAAACCACCTCCATATCCGTCACGCTCGAGAATGTCCGTGGGAGAATCCCAAGCGCACAAGCCTCTCGCCTTCGGACGATGATGCTCGAAGCTCACAACGACCCCAACAAGATCATCGCCCATGCCTGCAGCTACGACGGACTCTCCTCGCGCTTAGTCGAAGAGGCAGGGTTCCCAATTATCTTCCTCGCTGGGTACGCCGTGGCAAGTGGCTTTGGGCTACCAGATACCGGATATATTGCAATGGAGGACATGTGCAGGAAGATTCAAGAGGTAGTGCGTGTGACTAGCATCCCCGTCATGGCGGATGGTGATACCGGCTACGGAAGCCCGATGAATGTCAAGCGGACTGTCGAATGCTTTGCCGCGGCTGGTGCGGCTGGTATTATGATTGAGGATCAGACGTGGCCGAAGC GTTGCGGCCATACAAAGGGCAAATCTGTTGTCTCTCGGGGTGAAGCGTACGCCCGTGTTCAAGCCGCTTGTGATGCGCGCAATGAAGGCCAggatatcttcatcctcgcccgGACCGACGCACTCATCCATGGCTGGGACGAAGCGATTACTCGTGCGAAGGAGTTCAAGCGGATTGGTGTGGATGCAGTCTTTGTGGAGGCGTTGCCAGACCGGGAGGCCATGAAGCGTTGCTCTGAGGAGATTGGTATCCCAGTCTTTGCAAATATCATTGAAGGGGGGAAGACAGAGAATCTCTCTGCGCTGGAGCTGGCGCAGTTGGGATTCTGTGCAGTTGCATACCCTTGGACGCTTGTAGCTGCTAAGCTCAAGAGTATCAGAGAAACTCTGGATGACTTGAAAAAGAGCATGACCATTGGTGCACCACCTATGATATTGGGATACTCAGAGGTGTGTGAGGGTGTAGGTTTCAACCGATATTGG GCTCGTGAAACAAGATATGAGTATGATGAGAACGGGCTGGTCAATAATTTTGAAGACGGAGCTAGGCAGAGCTAG
- a CDS encoding putative MFS transporter — protein sequence MITAWTPSRRRALATWKTFISKTWRSNLSKSRLLLLIKLIFGECLTTVSCLLPDRLSMVRTYMLLHCVYGAWGAAAMCSGAVHNLAELIVCRCLLGVFEAAFGAGAPYFLSLFYQRRELGFRVSLLLGMSPVANCFASALAYGITHIRHSIASWRYLFIIEGAPTVLFSAIVFFFLPDSPGTAKFLNETERTQAVERLQTFDRTAKNRLDRSQVFRGLTDYKNWVHTFIHFCCNFSFAGLSNFLPTILHDMGYTSINAQGLAAPPYLASFILCVVAALISDRYGRRGLIIAVSAATGMIGYLILAVVQDESKTGVRYLGVWLATCGIFPALSINITWLLNNQGGDSKKGAGMAILAVLGQCSSFVSSTAFPRTEGPFYVRGCAIGCALTGCIVVFALGLYAKLVHENKVRDSYLIAEGTCGSFCRWGVEDIEWVESPYMEDIKWFESLYMEDIKYFKIFNIL from the exons ATGATCA CAGCATGGACCCCATCAAGGAGACGGGCTCTTGCCACTTGGAAGACGTTCATATCAAAGACATGGAGAAGCAACCTCAGCAAATCCAGGTTGCTCCTTCTGATCAAGCTCATATTCGGAGAATG TTTGACCACCGTGTCTTGCCTATT GCCTGATAGACTCTCAATGGTC CGCACCTATATGTTGCTGCATTGTGTATATGGTGC TTGGGGCGCAGCAGCCATGTGCAGCGGCGCTGTGCATAATCTTGCCGAGCTCATTGTCTGTCGCTGCTTGCTGGGCGTATTTGAGGCTGCCTTTGGTGCTGGGGCGCCATATTTCTTGTCACTCTTCTATCAGCGTCGAGAGCTGGGATTCCGTGTCTCTCTGTTACTGGGTATGTCGCCTGTGGCCAACTGCTTCGCCAGTGCTTTGGCATACGGCATCACTCATATCAGACATTCAATTGCCTCCTGGAGATACTTGTTTATCATCG AGGGGGCGCCCACCGTTCTTTTTTCCGCtatcgtcttcttcttcctccctgaTTCGCCGGGCACGGCCAAATTCCTGAACGAGACTGAGCGGACTCAAGCCGTCGAGCGACTGCAGACCTTTGACCGAACGGCAAAGAACCGACTCGACCGTAGCCAGGTCTTTAGGGGACTGACTGACTACAAGAACTGGGTGCACACCTTCATCCACTTCTGCTGCAATTTCTCCTTTGCGGGATTGTCCAATTTCCTCCCCACGATCTTGCATGATATGGGATATACCTCCATCAACGCACAGGGTCTAGCTGCACCGCCATACCTCGCTTCCTTCATACTATGCGTCGTGGCAGCGCTAATCTCCGACCGATACGGCAGACGTGGTCTGATAATTGCCGTCTCAGCAGCGACAGGGATGATTGGATACTTGATCCTTGCCGTGGTGCAAGATGAGTCAAAGACTGGGGTGCGATACCTGGGCGTTTGGCTAGCCACGTGCGGAATTTTCCCGGCTCTAAGCATCAATATCACCTGGTTGCTAAACAATCAGGGTGGGGATTCGAAGAAAGGGGCCGGGATGGCGATTCTGGCTGTACTTGGTCAATGCTCGAGTTTTGTGAGCAGTACTGCGTTTCCGCGAACAGAGGG CCCTTTCTACGTCCGAGGATGTGCCATTGGATGTGCTTTGACCGGGTGCATTGTAGTCTTTGCGCTGGGGCTGTATGCGAAGCTGGTCCATGAGAACAAGGTGCGGGACAG CTATTTGATTGCAGAGGGTACATGTGGCAGTTTCTGTCGATGGGGCGTCG aggatATTGAATGGGTTGAATCACCATATATGGAGGATATTAAATGGTTTGAATCACTATAtatggaggatatcaaatatTTTAAAATATTTAATATCCTTTAG
- a CDS encoding DEAD/DEAH box helicase yields the protein MTSESLAQPISLSPWRHLMQGFIRHGLGLHDPLAELGNDDLDDEALGADQMHHSRETGLRIYGRVIASFQGVRADIQIALVTFSQRWHAYLGLAPDQQLDPSRSNLASHQQLDEGLLDHMLKEFMQDDQVTFRSPEQRQAFHLIMKQVPYLFLVLPTAAGKTTLFLFGASLATSQVTIVIVPLISLKLDLSRKAAALGLQPTIWEPGQVMPLASSRVILVQIEHLDHPRFNELADELITQKRLARIIWDECHLIPLAKSYRPIMLRAWHALALPVPMVFSSATLPHHLQAELVDMMKLGSSTTAQASAQASAQASAQASASARTRANVIIFCRTKRLVDALSDQMDPEAAKFHSDLSDQAKLDQLDRFQSSRYILVATGAIGAGFDFHDIDLVIHFLPGEYEMTSFMQESGRAGRSPDQPGWSYCLVRAYQLQARPNQKGKALEVSTFLDYLGEQVCRRRTISRVFDSRAIESCDPGWALCDLCDHRQSRLGLAPLAAKSPSLAISNHPT from the exons ATGACATCAGAGAGCCTAGCTCAACCAATCAGCTTATCTCCCTGGCGCCATCTCATGCAGGGTTTCATTCGCCATGGTCTAGGCCTTCATGATCCACTAGCCGAATTAGGAAATGATGACCTAGATGATGAGGCCCTAGGGGCTGACCAGATGCACCATTCTAGGGAGACTGGCCTGAGAATCTATGGCAGAGTGATTGCTAGCTTCCAGGGGGTTAGGGCTGACATCCAGATAGCCCTAGTTACCTTTAGTCAGCGATGGCATGCCTATCTAGGCCTAGCTCCTGACCA GCAGCTAGatccatcaagatcaaaTCTAGCATCTCACCAGCAGCTAGATGAGGGTCTGCTAGATCACATGCTCAAAGAGTTTatgcaagatgatcaggTGACCTTTAGAAGCCCTGAGCAGCGCCAGGCTTTTCATCTTATTATGAAACAGGTGCCCTATCTATTTTTAGTGCTTcctactgctgctggcaaaACCACACTATTCCTTTTTGGGGCTAGTCTAGCCACTAGTCAGgttactatagtaatagtgcCATTGATTTCCCTAAAGCTAGACCTCTCTAGGAAAGCTGCTGCCTTAGGCCTTCAGCCTACTATCTGGGAACCTGGTCAGGTCATGCCGCTAGCCAGTTCTAGGGTGATCTTAGTGCAAATTGAACATCTAGATCACCCTAGGTTCAATGAGCTAGCAGATGAGCTGATTACCCAAAAGAGACTAGCACGAATTATTTGGGATGAATGTCACCTGATTCCACTAGCTAAAAGCTATCGGCCAATTATGTTGCGTGCCTGGCATGCCCTAGCCCTACCTGTGCCTATGGTATTCAGCTCAGCTACCTTgcctcaccacctccaggcTGAGCTAGTTGATATGATGAAGCTAGG GTCTAGTACTactgctcaggctagtgctcaggctagtgctcaggctagtgctcaggctagtgctaGTGCTAGGACTAGGGCTAAtgtgatcatcttctgccgaacaAAGCGGCTAGTGGATGCCTTATCTGATCAAATGGATCCtgaggcagccaaattccATTCTGATCTATCTGACCAGGCTAAGCTAGATCAGCTAGATCGATTTCAATCTAGCAGATATATCTTAGTGGCTACTGGGGCCATTGGGGCAGGGTTTGATTTCCATGACATTGACTTAGTCATCCATTTTCTGCCTGGTGAATATGAGATGACTAGTTTTATGCAAGAATCTGGTCGCGCAGGCAGGTCACCTGACCAGCCTGGATGGTCATATTGCCTAGTGAGGgcataccagctgcaggctaGGCCTaatcagaaagggaaagcccTAGAGGTCtccaccttcctagattatcTAGGTGAGCAGGTCTGCCGGCGGCGTACCATATCTAGGGTGTTTGATTCTAGGGCTATTGAGTCATGTGACCCTGGCTGGGCCCTCTGTGATCTATGTGATCATAGGCAATCCAGGCTAGGCCTA gcacCTCTGGCAGCTAAATCACCAAGCCTAGCCATATCGAATCACCCAACCTAG
- a CDS encoding putative solid-state culture specific protein — MYSSTPSPITLDYTLHDLYIASQEDGLNTVLIYYPLQFGHNHEGKSAKFAYGYKVEEEDEFATSLTMAANLVPQRYAFSAGRMPLVILDIITQRRLAGGSEGDSRATDSMPAHHLDIYQTFAQLHPDQRPIVSFAEDSDRIQLGSDARVAVLLPTDCLSHLPHLICPETHYEILSKRGLAVSGLPTPPSRVIDTILGDSEDPTLLTIEIARMTAPIDQHQIPFIVKLPQSISGMGTFAVTSETDRTRIKAMLTSQLGAMLRQLNQTNRHLHPCSLVLQDFVDGPVVALSLFVTKTGKPFFVACCEQLFNHHSHWIGGRISYRRQDWYRKTFCALMGKVAAFLHRKGYHGPAGVDIVIDQRSGEQLVIDLNVRVTGTFHLGPLMGHFTRRGLFEAAMTSGHLFCTRDEFEEIFLEELRQGSMIVSGFVHNESQSKSHAAITVGARDHDSLQEYLERVRAVGLQN; from the coding sequence ATGTATTCGAGTACCCCATCTCCTATTACCCTCGATTATACCCTCCACGATCTCTACATAGCCAGTCAGGAAGATGGCCTGAATACCGTCCTGATCTACTACCCTTTACAGTTTGGACACAACCATGAGGGTAAATCGGCCAAGTTTGCCTACGGGTACaaagtggaagaagaggatgaattTGCAACGTCCTTGACGATGGCCGCCAACCTGGTACCACAGCGATATGCGTTCTCAGCCGGGAGGATGCCTCTGGTCATTCTGGACATTATTACACAAAGGAGATTAGCTGGCGGAAGCGAAGGGGATTCTCGAGCTACGGATTCTATGCCCGCCCATCATCTTGACATCTATCAAACCTTCGCTCAGCTACACCCCGACCAGCGGCCGATCGTGAGTTTTGCAGAGGATTCGGACCGTATACAGTTAGGCTCGGACGCGAGGGTCGCTGTTCTATTGCCTACCGACTGCCTATCACATTTACCACACCTGATCTGCCCGGAAACGCACTATGAGATCCTGTCAAAACGTGGGCTAGCTGTGTCTGGATTACCAACGCCGCCGTCTCGGGTCATTGACACCATTCTTGGCGACTCCGAGGATCCCACTCTACTTACCATAGAGATTGCCCGGATGACGGCGCCAATTGACCAACATCAGATCCCTTTCATCGTCAAATTACCCCAGTCGATTTCAGGGATGGGCACCTTTGCCGTGACCTCCGAAACTGACCGAACGCGTATAAAAGCCATGCTCACGTCTCAGTTAGGAGCCATGCTACGACAACTTAATCAAACGAACCGGCATCTTCATCCCTGCTCGTTGGTCTTGCAAGACTTTGTTGACGGACCGGTGGTGGCTTTATCATTGTTCGTCACGAAGACCGGCAAACCCTTTTTTGTTGCCTGCTGCGAGCAACTATTTAATCACCACTCGCATTGGATCGGCGGGCGCATCTCGTACCGGCGGCAGGATTGGTATCGAAAGACATTTTGCGCGCTCATGGGCAAAGTGGCTGCGTTCTTGCATCGCAAAGGGTATCATGGCCCGGCGGGCGTGGATATTGTCATCGATCAACGCAGCGGGGAGCAGTTGGTTATTGACCTGAATGTTCGGGTTACTGGCACTTTTCATCTAGGGCCTCTCATGGGGCATTTTACTCGGCGTGGGTTGTTCGAGGCTGCGATGACTAGCGGACATTTGTTTTGTACACGAGATGAATTTGAGGAAATCTTTTTGGAGGAACTTCGACAAGGCAGTATGATTGTTAGTGGCTTTGTTCATAATGAGTCACAGTCAAAAAGCCATGCTGCGATTACTGTTGGAGCTAGAGATCATGATAGTTTGCAGGAGTACCTTGAGCGGGTTAGGGCTGTTGGTCTGCAAAATTAG